In Helianthus annuus cultivar XRQ/B chromosome 9, HanXRQr2.0-SUNRISE, whole genome shotgun sequence, the following are encoded in one genomic region:
- the LOC110875392 gene encoding uncharacterized mitochondrial protein AtMg00810-like, translating into MTGVHIILGMNLRGVTNVKLDKTLKELGFSRCVHEQAVYKVSNSSSILIVGIYVDDLIVTRSSEDKILEFKQKMKLIFDMSDMGKLSYYLGMEVDQRKDDITIKQESYAIKILKMAGMQDCNAAKWPMNPKPQLTKDEAGKEVDPTEYRRIIGSLRYLIHTRPDLSYLVGVVSKFMQTPNESHYAAVKQIVRYLKGTTSYGLRYAKGGDGQLIGYSDSSHGTDVQDRRGTTGMAFYYSGNLITWASQKQQTVAQSSCEAEFMAAASAACQIDMADVEGGAGVVEVAVEMEVAVVVEDVVEVAVEVEGGGGVVEDVR; encoded by the exons atgacaggTGTCCACATTATATTGGGCAtgaatttacgaggtgttacaaatgTGAAACTCGACAAGACACTCAAAGAACTTGGGTTTAGCAGGTGTGTTCACGAGCAAGCAGTGTACAAGGTGAGTAACTCGAGTTCAATCTTGATAGTGGGAATCTATGTAGATGACTTGATAGTCACTAGGTCGAGTGAAGACAAGATCTTGGAGTTCAAACAGAAGATGAAATTAATTTTTGACATGAGTGATATGGGGAAGTTAAGTTATTATTTGGGTATGGAGGTTGATCAAAGAAAGGATGATATCACCATTAAGCAAGAAAGTTATGCTATAAAGATACTAAAGATGGCAGGAATGCAAGATTGCAATGCAGCCAAATGGCCTATGAATCCGAAGCCACAACTTACTAAAGATGAAGCTGGAAAGGAAGTGGATCCAACTGAATACAGGCGCATCATTGGCAGTCTCAGGTATTTAATACATACTCGTCCTGATCTAAGCTACTTAGTCGGAGTAGTTAGTAAATTCATGCAAACTCCAAATGAGAGTCATTATGCTGCTGTGAAACAAATAGTGAGATACCTCAAAGGTACAACGAGCTACGGATTAAGGTATGCTAAAGGTGGAGATGGTCAGCTTATTGGTTATAGTGACAGTTCACATGGAACTGATGTCCAAGACCGGAGAGGAACAACAGGAATGGCGTTTTACTATTCAGGTAATTTGATAACATGGGCATCTCAGAAACAGCAGACTGTAGCTCAAAGCTCCTGTGAAGCTGAATTCATGGCTGCCGCATCTGCTGCATGCCAG attGATATGGCTGACGTTGAGGGTGGAGCCGGGGTGGTGGAAGTGGCGGTGGAGatggaggtggcggtggtggtggaggaCGTGGTAGAGGTGGCGGTAGAGGtggagggtgggggtggggtggtGGAGGACGTGCGTTAG